The Corallococcus soli genome has a window encoding:
- a CDS encoding protein kinase domain-containing protein: MAPPQPTVPIPDPAGASSVPLLQPYGQYVLVRKLAEGGMAEIFLAKLLGADGFERNVVLKRMLPALSAIPDFVEMFRDEARLAAKLSHPHIIQIHELGFTEGCYYICMEYLAGEDFSTTLRLAGRRRQYVPVPVVLRVLIDAARGLHYAHTFTNEQGQPLHVVHRDVSPSNLYVTYQGQVKVLDFGIAKAESRLVQTRTGVVKGKYIYMAPEQAQGKEVDPRADVFSLGVSLYEAVTHVRPFSRENDLAVLNALLQCEFEKPRALRPDLPEGLEAIILKAMAFKPEDRYATADDFADALEAFAAELQGGVAGAPALGSFLRSHFGEERYTEKMRIPTLATLTAARPTDPEFAAVVPPVPGTGAYGQPARASGTGMRPVTVHGRTSGSVPAVAPPPAPVEVAPVVRTGSRRWLAGLVGGVGLVLAGVAFVVARPAFVQAPAAPVQAQPPEPVKVAAPVPAATPPVVAARQDPAPTGDVSPVPGGDTVATSVTDVPRTDDGPDEPSSRKTVARVPKEKVTLGIEDIQRVVSNGRSQITGCFERYKSNLPATAGEVQVQLTIVSSGKVRAGTRGPLASTDVGRCLETQAQRLRFPAHRDQEVTVLMPFSWKVTQ; the protein is encoded by the coding sequence ATGGCACCCCCCCAGCCCACCGTTCCCATCCCGGATCCCGCCGGGGCTTCGTCCGTGCCGCTGCTGCAGCCCTACGGTCAGTACGTCCTCGTGCGCAAGCTGGCGGAGGGCGGCATGGCGGAGATCTTCCTCGCCAAGCTGCTGGGCGCGGACGGCTTCGAGCGCAACGTGGTGCTCAAGCGGATGCTGCCGGCGCTGTCGGCCATCCCCGACTTCGTGGAGATGTTCCGCGACGAGGCGCGGCTCGCGGCGAAGCTGTCGCACCCGCACATCATCCAGATCCACGAGCTGGGCTTCACCGAGGGCTGCTACTACATCTGCATGGAGTACCTCGCGGGCGAGGACTTCTCCACGACGCTGCGGCTGGCGGGGCGCCGACGCCAGTACGTGCCGGTGCCGGTGGTGCTGCGGGTGCTCATCGACGCGGCGCGGGGCCTGCACTACGCGCACACCTTCACCAACGAGCAGGGCCAGCCGCTGCACGTGGTGCACCGGGACGTGTCGCCCTCCAACCTGTACGTGACGTACCAGGGGCAGGTGAAGGTGCTGGACTTCGGCATCGCCAAGGCCGAGTCGCGGCTGGTGCAGACGCGCACCGGCGTGGTGAAGGGCAAGTACATCTACATGGCGCCGGAGCAGGCGCAGGGCAAGGAGGTGGACCCCCGCGCGGACGTGTTCTCGCTGGGCGTCAGCCTCTACGAGGCCGTGACGCACGTGCGGCCCTTCTCGCGAGAGAACGACCTGGCGGTGCTCAACGCGCTGCTGCAGTGCGAGTTCGAGAAGCCGCGCGCCCTGCGGCCGGACCTGCCGGAGGGCCTGGAGGCCATCATCCTGAAGGCGATGGCCTTCAAGCCGGAGGACCGGTACGCGACCGCGGACGACTTCGCGGACGCGCTGGAGGCCTTCGCGGCGGAGCTGCAAGGGGGCGTGGCCGGTGCGCCGGCGCTCGGGTCCTTCCTGCGCAGCCACTTTGGCGAGGAGCGCTACACAGAGAAGATGCGCATCCCGACGCTGGCCACGCTCACGGCCGCGCGTCCGACGGATCCCGAGTTCGCGGCGGTGGTGCCCCCTGTCCCGGGCACGGGTGCCTACGGCCAGCCCGCGCGCGCGAGCGGCACGGGCATGCGCCCCGTCACCGTGCACGGCAGGACGAGCGGCTCCGTTCCCGCCGTGGCCCCGCCCCCTGCGCCGGTGGAGGTGGCCCCGGTGGTCAGGACGGGCTCCCGCCGCTGGCTGGCGGGGCTCGTGGGCGGGGTGGGGCTGGTGCTCGCGGGCGTGGCCTTCGTCGTCGCGCGCCCGGCCTTCGTGCAGGCGCCAGCAGCCCCGGTGCAGGCCCAGCCCCCGGAGCCCGTGAAGGTGGCCGCTCCGGTTCCGGCCGCGACGCCCCCGGTGGTCGCGGCCCGGCAGGACCCGGCGCCGACGGGGGACGTGTCGCCCGTTCCCGGCGGGGACACCGTGGCCACGTCGGTGACGGACGTGCCCCGGACGGACGACGGGCCGGACGAGCCGTCCTCGCGCAAGACGGTCGCGCGCGTGCCCAAGGAGAAGGTGACGCTGGGCATCGAGGACATCCAGCGGGTGGTGTCGAACGGCCGCTCGCAGATCACCGGCTGCTTCGAGCGCTACAAGTCCAACCTGCCGGCGACAGCGGGCGAGGTGCAGGTGCAGCTCACCATCGTGTCGTCGGGCAAGGTGCGCGCGGGCACGCGGGGGCCGCTGGCGTCCACGGACGTGGGCCGCTGCCTGGAGACCCAGGCGCAGCGCCTGCGCTTCCCGGCGCACCGCGACCAGGAAGTCACCGTGCTGATGCCGTTCTCGTGGAAGGTGACGCAGTAG
- a CDS encoding glycosyltransferase family 39 protein, with translation MNASAPDEPSSSGPLQAPPEPLPSVDAPTRAGLPGSLELLGLLAVALVPIVVAVRELGRIHPDEVFQALEPAWWRVHGYGVLAWEWREGLRNWAFPGVLAAFLKLAAVLGVTDPRVYRGVVAIPQFALHAWSLWAVYRFAARRAGPSGGALAVLLLGLCGPVLLFAGRTLSESISASFLLVAMEALDRPDTGTAGGTRRAGLLGGLALGLAVVARYPSALFVLAALGWLLFARRWRLLAFTCGGGAGVALALGLLDQATWGSPFHSFLAYVRFNVLSDEAASAFGASPPGFYAEPLLRAVPLWAWAALPLSVGTLLRWRTVSLPLTCAAVYTAVLLATPHKEERFLYPALVLGLLAAASQVAAALMSLQRPVLRGNLTVLALILGFVNARGYPSQDLRRDQLRAIVQATRGDATGLLIVNEGLWGSGGFFYIGRKIPWRTCDWPHDAAFQASMRDRAFNRAVTFEGRALPELQAAGFRVVRQVERETILVRD, from the coding sequence GTGAACGCCTCCGCCCCCGACGAGCCCTCCTCCTCCGGCCCGCTCCAGGCGCCTCCGGAGCCCCTCCCTTCCGTTGACGCGCCTACCCGGGCGGGGCTGCCCGGGAGCCTGGAGCTGCTGGGCCTGCTCGCGGTGGCGCTGGTGCCCATCGTCGTGGCGGTGCGCGAGTTGGGCCGCATCCACCCGGACGAGGTCTTCCAGGCGCTGGAGCCCGCATGGTGGCGCGTGCACGGCTACGGCGTCCTGGCCTGGGAGTGGCGCGAGGGCCTGCGCAACTGGGCCTTTCCCGGAGTGCTGGCGGCCTTCCTGAAGCTGGCGGCGGTGCTCGGCGTCACCGACCCCCGCGTCTACCGGGGCGTGGTGGCCATCCCCCAGTTCGCCCTGCACGCGTGGAGCCTGTGGGCGGTGTACCGCTTCGCCGCGCGCCGCGCCGGGCCCTCCGGGGGCGCGCTCGCCGTGCTGCTGCTGGGGCTGTGTGGGCCGGTGCTCCTCTTCGCCGGACGCACGCTGTCGGAGTCCATCTCCGCGTCCTTCCTGCTCGTGGCCATGGAGGCCCTGGACCGGCCGGACACCGGGACGGCTGGAGGGACACGGCGCGCGGGACTCCTGGGCGGCCTGGCGCTGGGGCTCGCGGTGGTGGCGCGCTACCCGTCCGCCCTCTTCGTGCTGGCCGCGCTGGGCTGGCTCCTCTTCGCGCGCCGGTGGCGCCTGCTCGCCTTCACCTGTGGGGGCGGGGCCGGGGTGGCGCTGGCGCTGGGTCTGCTCGACCAGGCCACCTGGGGCTCGCCCTTCCACTCGTTCCTGGCCTACGTGCGCTTCAACGTGCTGTCGGATGAGGCGGCCTCCGCGTTTGGCGCCTCGCCGCCGGGGTTCTACGCAGAGCCCCTGCTCCGGGCCGTGCCCCTGTGGGCGTGGGCGGCCCTGCCGCTGTCCGTGGGGACGCTGCTGCGCTGGCGCACGGTCTCCCTGCCGCTCACGTGCGCGGCCGTCTACACCGCCGTCCTCCTGGCGACGCCTCACAAGGAGGAGCGCTTCCTCTACCCGGCGCTCGTGCTGGGGCTGCTCGCGGCCGCGTCCCAGGTGGCCGCCGCCCTCATGAGCCTCCAGCGGCCCGTGCTCAGGGGGAATCTCACCGTGCTCGCGCTAATCCTGGGCTTCGTGAACGCTCGGGGCTACCCGTCCCAGGACCTGCGCCGGGACCAGCTCCGCGCCATCGTCCAGGCCACCCGGGGGGACGCGACGGGGCTCCTCATCGTCAACGAGGGCCTCTGGGGCTCCGGGGGTTTCTTCTACATCGGCCGGAAGATCCCCTGGCGCACCTGCGACTGGCCCCACGACGCGGCGTTCCAAGCCTCCATGCGCGACCGAGCCTTCAACCGCGCCGTCACCTTCGAAGGCCGCGCCCTGCCGGAGCTCCAGGCCGCCGGCTTCCGCGTCGTCCGCCAGGTGGAGCGCGAAACCATCCTCGTCCGCGACTGA
- a CDS encoding phytoene desaturase family protein yields the protein MPDVIVVGAGHNGLVTAAMLARRGLSVTVLEEKAMVGGACKTEYPFRTAPKLGVSTGAYLLGLMPPELLQELQLDLPLKRRDPHYFLPTTGKRYLLFGSDERELERQFREYFSEADWNAHVAMNTELAALREDLAPAWLLPPLSLEATAERYVRPALRQHFIRLCRGTAREYLERFGYQSDFVKAMYAVTDAFSGLDGGYDTPGTGMNLLVHNLCRLPGSGGTWMIVEGGMGTVTQRIAQLARKHGADIRTNAKVASVRVDAGVVKGVVLENGEELSAKVVISNADPFRTLTWVDPAAVPADYRRKVDGMSAPGTTLKVNLCLKKLPTFTCLPEDRGQFGPTIHLLPQEDDVLGALAHGYKEAKAGRLAEFPSIEWYVHTTVDPTLKDAEGHHNSALFVEWVPEKLEGTTWEKEEDRYVKQLLSICDRFAPGTSDLVQEYFALTPPKIESHFGITRGHIHHVDNKLGFTDRLPYETPVQGLYFCGAGCHPAGSVIGAAGHNAANVVLQALGR from the coding sequence ATGCCAGACGTCATCGTGGTGGGTGCGGGCCACAACGGACTTGTCACGGCGGCGATGCTCGCGCGCCGGGGCCTGTCGGTCACCGTGCTGGAAGAGAAGGCCATGGTGGGCGGCGCGTGCAAGACGGAGTACCCGTTCCGCACCGCGCCGAAGCTGGGGGTCTCCACCGGCGCCTACCTGCTGGGGCTGATGCCGCCGGAGCTGCTCCAGGAGCTCCAGCTGGACCTGCCCCTCAAGCGCAGGGATCCGCACTACTTCCTGCCCACGACGGGCAAGCGCTACCTGCTGTTCGGTTCGGACGAGCGCGAGCTGGAGCGGCAGTTCCGCGAGTACTTCTCCGAGGCGGACTGGAACGCCCACGTGGCGATGAACACGGAGCTGGCCGCGCTGCGCGAGGACCTGGCCCCCGCGTGGCTCCTGCCGCCCCTGTCCCTGGAGGCGACGGCGGAGCGCTACGTGCGCCCTGCCCTGCGCCAGCACTTCATCCGGCTGTGTCGCGGCACCGCGCGCGAGTACCTGGAGCGCTTCGGCTACCAGTCCGACTTCGTGAAGGCGATGTACGCCGTCACCGACGCGTTCTCCGGCCTGGACGGCGGCTACGACACGCCGGGCACGGGCATGAACCTGCTGGTGCACAACCTCTGCCGGCTGCCGGGCAGCGGCGGCACGTGGATGATCGTCGAAGGCGGCATGGGCACCGTCACCCAGCGCATCGCGCAGCTGGCGCGCAAGCACGGCGCGGACATCCGCACGAACGCGAAGGTGGCCTCCGTGCGCGTGGACGCGGGCGTTGTGAAGGGCGTGGTGCTGGAGAACGGCGAGGAGCTCTCCGCCAAGGTGGTCATCTCCAACGCGGACCCCTTCCGCACGCTCACCTGGGTGGACCCGGCCGCGGTGCCCGCCGACTACCGCCGCAAGGTGGACGGCATGTCCGCGCCGGGCACCACGCTGAAGGTGAACCTGTGCCTCAAGAAGCTGCCCACCTTCACCTGCCTGCCGGAGGACCGGGGCCAGTTCGGTCCCACCATCCACCTGCTGCCCCAGGAGGACGACGTGCTGGGGGCGCTCGCGCACGGGTACAAGGAGGCCAAGGCGGGACGGCTCGCGGAGTTCCCCTCCATCGAGTGGTACGTGCACACCACCGTGGACCCGACGCTGAAGGACGCGGAAGGCCACCACAACTCCGCCCTCTTCGTGGAGTGGGTGCCGGAGAAGCTGGAGGGCACGACGTGGGAGAAGGAGGAGGACCGGTACGTGAAGCAGCTGCTGTCCATCTGCGACCGCTTCGCTCCGGGCACCAGTGACCTGGTGCAGGAGTACTTCGCGCTCACGCCCCCGAAGATTGAATCCCACTTCGGCATCACGCGCGGCCACATCCACCACGTGGACAACAAGCTGGGGTTCACCGACCGGCTGCCCTATGAGACGCCCGTGCAGGGGCTCTACTTCTGCGGCGCGGGCTGCCACCCGGCGGGCAGCGTCATCGGCGCGGCGGGCCACAACGCGGCCAACGTGGTGCTACAGGCGCTCGGACGCTGA
- the tadA gene encoding tRNA adenosine(34) deaminase TadA has translation MSDDIAFMQQALVLAREAASLGEVPVGAVAVLDGNVVGTGFNRRECDRNPFAHAEMLALDAAAKARGAWRLSGVTLYVTLEPCAMCAGALVQSRVTRLVFGTMDPKAGAVGSLYNLVEEPRHNHRLQVTSGILAEDSRQLLKTFFERLRAKRREN, from the coding sequence ATGAGTGACGACATCGCTTTCATGCAGCAGGCACTTGTGCTCGCGCGGGAAGCAGCTTCACTCGGAGAAGTACCCGTCGGTGCGGTAGCGGTGCTGGACGGAAACGTCGTGGGCACGGGCTTCAACCGGCGCGAGTGCGACCGAAACCCCTTCGCCCACGCAGAGATGCTCGCGCTGGATGCCGCTGCGAAAGCACGCGGTGCCTGGCGCCTCTCTGGCGTCACCCTGTATGTGACGCTGGAGCCGTGCGCCATGTGCGCCGGCGCGTTGGTGCAGTCTCGTGTCACCCGGCTCGTCTTTGGTACGATGGACCCCAAGGCGGGCGCGGTCGGTTCGCTGTACAATCTCGTAGAGGAGCCGCGACACAACCACCGGCTCCAGGTCACAAGCGGTATCCTGGCGGAGGACTCTCGCCAGCTTCTCAAGACGTTCTTCGAGCGCTTGCGCGCGAAGCGACGTGAAAACTGA
- the dnaX gene encoding DNA polymerase III subunit gamma/tau encodes MSYLVLARKWRPQTFDDMTGQEHVVRTIGNAIKMDRVAHAYLFCGPRGVGKTTAARLLAKALNCEQGPTANPCGTCRACTEITSGTSVDVAEIDGASNNGVENVREIRENAKYLPQRDRHKIYIIDEVHMLSGAAFNALLKTLEEPPGHVKFIFATTEAHKLPDTILSRCQRHNFRRITAARMLQRLKEISLAEKAGISEQSLSLVVRQSEGGMRDALSLLDQILASCGPNPTDEAVAEAMGAIDRTVVQDFAEALVRKDAKRVLGRVDEVFNRGLDLKRLAEELALQLRHLFVTKSLGEAPQELAESEQKALLALAKEADTAQLSRLFDIVHGCIWDVSRAAQPRLALEMALLKAIQLSPAGSIPDLLARVERLSAGLGAEGAAKSTSGAPGGRSGPSNFRV; translated from the coding sequence ATGAGCTACCTCGTCCTCGCCCGGAAATGGCGCCCGCAGACGTTCGATGACATGACCGGACAGGAGCACGTCGTCCGGACCATCGGGAATGCCATCAAGATGGACCGGGTCGCGCACGCGTACCTGTTCTGTGGCCCTCGAGGGGTGGGCAAGACGACGGCCGCCCGCCTGCTCGCCAAGGCCCTCAACTGCGAGCAGGGGCCCACGGCGAATCCCTGCGGCACCTGCCGGGCGTGCACGGAGATCACCTCCGGCACCAGCGTGGACGTGGCGGAGATCGACGGCGCGTCCAACAACGGCGTGGAGAACGTGCGCGAGATTCGCGAGAACGCGAAGTACCTGCCGCAGCGCGACCGCCATAAGATCTACATCATCGACGAGGTGCACATGCTCTCCGGGGCCGCGTTCAACGCGCTCCTGAAGACGCTGGAGGAGCCGCCCGGTCACGTGAAGTTCATCTTCGCGACGACGGAGGCGCACAAGCTCCCGGACACCATCCTGTCGCGCTGCCAGCGCCACAACTTCCGCCGCATCACCGCGGCGCGGATGCTCCAGCGGCTCAAGGAGATCAGCCTGGCGGAGAAGGCGGGCATCTCCGAGCAGTCCCTGTCCCTGGTGGTGCGTCAGTCCGAAGGCGGCATGCGCGACGCGCTGAGCCTGTTGGACCAGATTCTCGCGTCGTGCGGTCCCAACCCCACGGACGAGGCCGTCGCGGAGGCGATGGGCGCCATCGACCGCACGGTGGTGCAGGACTTCGCGGAGGCGCTGGTCCGCAAGGATGCCAAGCGCGTGCTGGGCCGGGTGGACGAGGTGTTCAACCGGGGCCTGGACCTGAAGCGGCTGGCGGAGGAGCTGGCGCTGCAGTTGCGGCACCTGTTCGTCACCAAGTCGCTGGGTGAGGCGCCCCAGGAGCTGGCGGAGTCCGAGCAGAAGGCGCTGCTGGCGCTCGCGAAGGAAGCGGACACGGCGCAGCTGTCGCGCCTGTTCGACATCGTGCACGGCTGCATCTGGGACGTGTCCCGCGCTGCCCAGCCCCGGCTGGCTCTGGAGATGGCGCTGCTCAAGGCCATCCAGCTGTCCCCCGCCGGCTCGATTCCCGACCTGCTGGCCCGCGTGGAGCGGCTGTCAGCGGGCCTTGGCGCGGAAGGCGCCGCGAAGAGCACCTCCGGAGCGCCAGGAGGTCGCTCCGGTCCGTCGAACTTTCGCGTCTGA
- a CDS encoding MSCRAMM family protein, with the protein MRRPIPLTALLPRLLVLLLALLCPRPVRAEPPEPERASLRLRYGLSVRQGQQVDVGPGLTYKGVTPNDGALTLTGWAAGPVGHHLGVQLDLQRESFDLKDASVRVTGGSLTRGSVGPRGRLFLGPVRLEVGAGYGFAQLPLFGGFSSAPVLQRGVRHAALVSGRVAVSLPADFQLEARGELPLTLSAHAAGGLEATSTGYVVGAALLHPVVQRGAWTGTLLLDVQQAHDTMTLEATGLRSEQRLRRIGLALEVSWRDDARASRPVEGPTQGFVPMRVVDAETGAPLAGARVRVPSMRTPGASEELVTDAQGQVRALLPSGAQSARVSVEGYEEVTEQATVSGTGENAPVQIRLRKKAPPTGSLKVKVVQGRGGAPLPDVRISAGAVEARTDVKGEALLEGLAPGPVAVSATAQGFRAAEEAAVVVEGQSSELVVVLSQERKGELATLLGQVRSARSGQPLVATVSIPQAKVRSRTDKAGSFTARVRGGTYRITLSAPGYRPQTKTVTVRDGEQAIFNVDLFPRAR; encoded by the coding sequence TTGCGCCGCCCGATCCCCCTCACCGCCCTGCTTCCGCGCCTGCTCGTCCTCCTCCTGGCGCTGCTCTGTCCCCGACCCGTGAGGGCGGAGCCCCCGGAGCCGGAGCGCGCCTCGCTGCGCCTCCGCTACGGCCTGTCCGTGCGCCAGGGGCAGCAGGTGGATGTAGGGCCCGGGCTCACCTACAAGGGTGTGACCCCCAACGATGGGGCGCTGACGTTGACGGGCTGGGCGGCGGGCCCGGTGGGGCACCACCTGGGCGTCCAGCTGGACCTCCAGCGCGAATCGTTCGACTTGAAGGACGCGTCCGTGCGGGTGACGGGCGGCAGCCTCACGCGCGGTTCGGTGGGGCCGCGCGGGCGCCTGTTCCTGGGACCGGTGCGGCTGGAGGTGGGCGCGGGCTACGGCTTCGCGCAGCTGCCGCTGTTCGGGGGCTTCTCCTCCGCGCCGGTGTTGCAGCGGGGCGTGCGGCACGCGGCGCTGGTGTCGGGCCGGGTGGCGGTGTCGCTGCCGGCGGACTTCCAACTGGAGGCGCGGGGCGAGCTGCCGCTGACGCTCTCCGCGCACGCTGCCGGAGGGCTGGAGGCGACCTCCACGGGCTACGTCGTGGGGGCGGCGCTGCTGCACCCGGTGGTCCAGCGGGGCGCGTGGACCGGGACGCTGCTGCTGGACGTGCAGCAGGCGCACGACACGATGACCCTGGAGGCGACGGGCCTGCGCTCCGAGCAGCGGCTGCGCAGGATTGGCCTGGCGCTGGAGGTCTCATGGCGCGACGACGCGAGAGCGTCCCGTCCGGTGGAGGGGCCGACCCAGGGCTTCGTCCCGATGCGCGTGGTGGACGCGGAGACGGGCGCGCCGCTCGCGGGGGCGCGGGTGCGGGTGCCTTCCATGCGGACGCCCGGCGCGAGCGAGGAGCTGGTGACGGACGCGCAGGGCCAGGTGCGGGCCCTGCTGCCTTCGGGGGCGCAGTCCGCGCGGGTGAGCGTGGAGGGCTATGAGGAGGTGACGGAGCAGGCCACGGTCAGCGGCACCGGGGAGAACGCCCCGGTGCAGATCCGCCTGCGCAAGAAGGCGCCGCCCACCGGGTCCCTGAAGGTGAAGGTGGTGCAGGGCCGCGGCGGCGCGCCGCTTCCGGACGTGCGCATCAGCGCGGGCGCCGTGGAGGCGCGCACGGACGTGAAGGGAGAGGCGCTGCTGGAGGGGCTTGCGCCCGGGCCGGTGGCCGTCTCCGCGACGGCGCAGGGCTTCCGCGCGGCGGAGGAGGCCGCGGTGGTGGTGGAGGGCCAGTCCTCGGAGCTGGTGGTGGTGCTGTCCCAGGAGCGCAAGGGCGAGCTGGCCACGCTGCTGGGTCAGGTGCGCAGCGCTCGGAGCGGCCAGCCGCTGGTGGCGACGGTGTCCATCCCCCAGGCGAAGGTGCGCTCGCGCACGGACAAGGCCGGGAGCTTCACGGCGCGCGTCCGGGGCGGGACGTACCGCATCACCCTGTCCGCGCCCGGCTACCGGCCGCAGACCAAGACCGTCACCGTGCGCGACGGCGAGCAGGCCATCTTCAACGTCGACTTGTTCCCGAGGGCCCGGTAG
- a CDS encoding DNA polymerase III subunit gamma/tau, producing the protein MEGLSPTAARPLSFLRNGGAAGAPVPTPASVPPAPVVMDDLPPSAARPLSFLRNGGAQPSSAPAPMPLSEGHETAPLAHDMGLAPAPHGAGASTSATEAAPVSPGPMVRITNMRRPEPEGPPEPQPYDDEADERLFPEEGSAEGCASGECIPSEEPVAFTPEPTAPLTSTSGAFTPTGHASASEPAAFVPSSTEPLQAPAAFTPAPTAPASTAFVPSSPVAAPTPAPFAPPGPSVGAHPVSTASTPPAAFTPAPPPAARTPAPAAVAPPRPFAPPPAALEPEPPEPEPPPAAPVASGRDNPNRSLPERWRAAVDSVKSTSVRHGTALANGRLLSMKAGEIILGFPPSAAFHKAAVTAAAGKATVDAALASHFGRPVKLTIQDVAQAQEAHGLGMSISEQDSHSRATHEKSTEGKVRGHPSVRAILKMLGGEIEHIQVYEPERPAAVLTDIPAAPED; encoded by the coding sequence ATGGAGGGACTGTCCCCCACCGCGGCCCGGCCCCTCTCCTTCCTGCGCAACGGCGGCGCCGCAGGCGCGCCCGTGCCGACTCCCGCCAGCGTGCCTCCCGCGCCCGTGGTGATGGACGACCTGCCCCCGTCGGCGGCACGACCGCTTTCGTTCCTGCGCAACGGCGGCGCTCAGCCTTCATCGGCGCCTGCGCCCATGCCCCTCTCGGAGGGCCACGAAACCGCTCCGCTGGCTCACGACATGGGACTGGCGCCTGCTCCGCACGGTGCCGGCGCTTCCACCTCCGCCACCGAAGCCGCGCCCGTCTCCCCTGGGCCCATGGTGCGCATCACCAACATGCGCCGGCCCGAACCGGAGGGCCCGCCCGAACCCCAGCCCTACGACGACGAGGCCGACGAGCGTCTCTTCCCGGAGGAAGGCTCCGCGGAGGGCTGTGCCTCCGGCGAGTGCATCCCGTCCGAGGAACCCGTCGCGTTCACTCCGGAACCAACCGCGCCGCTGACTTCGACCTCTGGCGCCTTCACTCCGACCGGCCATGCGTCCGCGTCGGAGCCTGCGGCCTTCGTCCCTTCATCGACCGAGCCCCTGCAGGCGCCCGCCGCATTCACTCCGGCACCGACCGCGCCGGCCTCCACCGCATTCGTCCCTTCATCGCCCGTGGCCGCGCCGACGCCCGCCCCGTTCGCGCCTCCAGGGCCCAGCGTCGGCGCGCACCCCGTCTCCACCGCGTCCACGCCCCCCGCCGCCTTCACCCCTGCGCCGCCCCCCGCCGCGCGCACTCCGGCTCCGGCGGCCGTCGCGCCCCCCCGCCCCTTCGCGCCACCTCCCGCAGCGCTCGAACCGGAACCTCCGGAGCCCGAGCCACCTCCGGCGGCGCCCGTCGCCTCCGGACGTGACAACCCCAACCGCTCGCTTCCCGAGCGCTGGCGCGCCGCCGTGGACAGCGTGAAGTCCACGTCCGTGCGCCATGGCACGGCGCTCGCCAATGGACGCCTCCTGTCCATGAAGGCGGGCGAAATCATCCTCGGCTTCCCGCCCTCCGCCGCCTTCCACAAGGCCGCCGTGACGGCCGCCGCGGGCAAGGCCACCGTCGACGCGGCCCTGGCCTCGCACTTCGGCCGGCCCGTGAAGCTCACCATCCAGGACGTGGCCCAGGCCCAGGAAGCCCACGGCCTGGGGATGAGCATCTCCGAGCAGGACTCCCACAGCCGCGCCACCCACGAGAAGTCCACCGAGGGCAAGGTGCGCGGACACCCGTCCGTCCGGGCCATCCTCAAGATGCTGGGCGGCGAAATCGAGCACATCCAGGTCTACGAGCCCGAGCGCCCAGCGGCCGTCCTCACGGACATCCCTGCCGCTCCTGAGGACTGA
- a CDS encoding YbaB/EbfC family nucleoid-associated protein has protein sequence MPGIDLNYFIRQANKLTEKIEERKKQLAEETVEAKSGDGLVTVVVNCVQEVRSIKIDKSAIDPNDPGMLEDLITAAVNAALANSRQHMNSELAKISGGIKIPGIN, from the coding sequence ATGCCCGGCATCGACCTGAACTACTTCATCCGGCAGGCGAACAAGCTCACCGAGAAGATCGAGGAGCGGAAGAAGCAGCTCGCGGAAGAGACCGTCGAGGCGAAGTCCGGCGATGGACTCGTGACGGTCGTCGTCAACTGCGTGCAGGAAGTCCGCAGCATCAAGATCGACAAGAGCGCCATCGACCCCAACGACCCCGGGATGCTCGAGGACCTCATCACCGCCGCCGTGAATGCTGCCCTGGCGAACAGCCGTCAGCACATGAACAGCGAGCTGGCGAAGATCTCCGGCGGCATCAAGATCCCCGGCATTAATTAA
- the recR gene encoding recombination mediator RecR, producing the protein MTPDPLNRLVAQLAKLPGIGEKTAQRLAFHILRAPGEYAVDLSLAIREVKEKVHLCVRCFCLTDSELCGFCRDSRRDERSLCVVETYSDLMALERTREFKGRYHVLHGVLSPLEGVGPEQLRIKELLERLNDSRVEEIILATNPDIEGEATALYLTRLLKPIGLRVTRLAQGLPMGGDLEFADQATLAKALSARRDL; encoded by the coding sequence ATGACGCCCGATCCGCTGAACCGCCTGGTCGCCCAGCTCGCGAAGCTGCCGGGCATTGGCGAAAAAACGGCCCAGCGCCTCGCCTTCCACATCCTGCGAGCGCCGGGCGAGTACGCCGTCGACCTCTCCCTCGCCATCCGCGAGGTGAAGGAGAAGGTGCACCTGTGCGTGCGCTGCTTCTGCCTCACCGACTCGGAGCTCTGCGGCTTCTGCCGCGACTCGCGCCGCGATGAGCGCTCGCTGTGCGTCGTGGAGACGTACTCCGACTTGATGGCGCTGGAGCGCACCCGCGAGTTCAAGGGCCGCTACCACGTGCTGCACGGCGTGCTGTCCCCGCTCGAAGGCGTGGGCCCGGAGCAGCTGCGCATCAAGGAGCTCCTGGAGCGCCTCAACGACAGCCGGGTGGAGGAGATCATCCTTGCCACCAACCCGGACATCGAAGGCGAGGCGACCGCGCTCTATCTCACCCGGCTCCTCAAGCCGATAGGGCTGCGCGTCACCCGCCTCGCCCAGGGCCTGCCCATGGGCGGGGACCTGGAGTTCGCCGACCAGGCCACGCTCGCCAAGGCGCTGTCCGCCCGCCGCGACCTGTGA